GGATTTCACATCGGTCCTGAACCGGGCACCCACGGCCTGGGCCAGGCTGATGCCGTCCCCGTTTGTTTCCCTCGGTGCCAGCGTCCAGTGTTCGCGGCCGGTGGGAGTATGGGGAAACAGCTCCTTCCGGCGCTGGACGTCGTTCGGGAATCCGCCCGCCGCCAGCACGACGCCGCGTGCGGCATTGATCTGCAGCTCACCTTCCGGGGAGCCGACGACGGCGCCGGTCACCTTACCGGTGTTGTCGGTGAGGAGCCGTTTGGCGGGCGTGGAGACGCGGAGGTCCACGCCCAGGTCATCAGCTGATTTCATCAGGCGCCCGGTCAGGGCGGTGCCGTTGACCAGCTGCATGTTCCGGCGGTGCGTCAGCAGGTCCAGGAGATGGAGACCGAAGCGCCAGCCGGCGTGGAAGATCCCTTTTGGGTTTCCCTGCGAGGCGGAGAGGAACTTGGTGAGGTCCGGGCCGGCCATGATGCCCATGCCCAGGAAGGATGTCTCGTAGAGCTGGTGGCGCATCTTCCGCCGGAGCTCCGGACGGATTTTCCGCGCGTTGATCGGCTTGGGACCCACCGAGCGGTTGCCCCTTCCTGCGCCCGGAACCTTGCCGTAGATGTCATTGATCCTGGCGCCGGGGACGAACTGCAGGGACGTCTTGTCCTGGAAGAATCCCACCATGTGCGGCACGCCCTCGAGGAAGGCGTCAACCCTGTCCGCCTGGTACTCCTCCCCCAGCGTGTGACGGAGGTAGGTGCGCAACGTTTCCCTGTCCTCTTTCACGCCTGCAGCCCTCGCCAGGGGGTTCCCGGGAGTCCAGGCCCAGCCGCCGGACCAGGATGTGGCTCCGCCGCACACCCCGGCCTTTTCCACCACGATGACGGTGAGGCCGTGGTACGCCGCCGTCACGGCGGCCGACAGGCCGCCGGCTCCGGAACCGACCACCAGGACGTCGCAGTCAAGGACGGGAAGCCGGTCCTGCTCCCGAATAGAGGCCGGGGCCGGTGTGGAGGCGGTGCTCGTGTTCATGGGATTCTCCATAGTGGTTCTCTCGGTGTCTCTCAGTGGCCGCGTTGTTAGTGGCCGTAGTTGTCTGAATCGAGGCGCGGCGGGGCGCCGGTCTCCAGTGCGTTGATGGCCGCCAAGTGGGCCGGTGTCAGCTCGAAACGGAAGACATCCAGGTTTTGCCGTTGCCGGGAGTCGCTGGCGGATTTCGGCACAGCGATGCGGCCCTGCTGCACGTGCCAGCGCAGCACGATCTGGCCCGGCGTCCTGCCCAGTTCCTGCGCCGGCCCGGTGATGGCGGGGCTGGCCATGAAGTCCCCGTTCCGGCCCAGCGGGCTGTACGCGCCGGTGATGATGCCGTGCTCCCGGTGGAAAGCGAGCTGTCCGGGCTGGCCGTGGGCAGGGTCCACCTGCACCTGGTTGACCGGCACAGTCAGCCCGGCAGCCAGGACCTGGCGCAGGTGGGTGGGCTTGAAATTGGAGACACCCCAGGCACGGATGGCGCCGTCGTCCGCCAGCTGCTGGAGGCCTTCACAGGCCGCGACGAAGCGGCCCAGCGAGGGGTTGGGCCAGTGGACCAGGAACAGGTCCAGGTAATCCACGCCCAGCCGCCCCGCGGAGCGGTCAAAAGCGGTGCGGACGCCGTCCCGGCTGTGCCAGTCCTTATTGAACTTGGTGGTGAGGAAGAGGTCTTTCCGTGCGATCCCGCTGCGTCGGATTCCCTCCCCGACGGCGTCTTCGTTGCCGTAGTTTTCGGCGGTGTCGATGTGGCGGTAGCCGTTGGCGATGGCGCGCTCCACGGCATCGGCGGCTGCCTCGCCCACCATCGGCCAGGTGCCCAGCCCGATCAGCGGGACGCGGACTCCGGCGGCGAGTTCCGCCGTCGTGCTTTCCAGCACTTCGCTCACTTGCTTCCTGCTTTCTGGAGGTTGTCCGCTGCCTGCAGTACCGCGTCGGCTGCAGTTTTGAGGTTCCGGGCCCAGCCAAGTTCCCCGAGTTCGGCAACGCGCCGGTCCGACGGCGTTTCCACGCTCACGGGCGTTCCGGCGGGGAAGGCGGCCACCAATGAAGCGAGATCGAACCCGCCCTCGCCGGGGACGCCGCGCTCCGAACGGGACTCGGTGACGAGGCCGTCGCGGCTTGCGGGCCGCAACGCCGGACCGTCGCAAAGCTGCAGCAACGGGACCAGGTCCTGGCTGCCTGCCAACTGTTCGTACGTGCCGCCGAAACGGTTGAAATGCAGGGCGTCCACCACTATGTTGCAGCCTGCGTGGCGGGCAAGCGCCGCCGCGGCGGGGATGGAGCTCACCGGCTGGTAGGAGATCGGTTCCAGCGTGGGCACGATGCCGAAGCCCCGCCCGTCTTCCGTCATCCGAGCGAGGGTGTCCGCCAGTCTGGCAGTGTCCGCGTCGGCGCCGGCGACGGTCAGCGAACTGGCGCCCAGTGCCTGGCCTGCTGCCATCATGCGCAGCCAGGCCTCACGCTGCTCGCTGCCGTCCAGGAGCAGGAACTCAATGTCCTTCACTGCCACCCCGGTGTCCCGCATCCGGGCCAGGGTTTCCTTGAGCATGGGCGAGCCCGGCTGCAGGTCGTAGGCGCGTTCGGTGGCAGTGACCGGCCGCACCCGGGCGCCGATGAAGTCGAAGCCCGTCTGTGCGGCGATGCTCACGAGCTCCGGCGGAGCCGTTCCCACCAGGGACAACTGGGCCAGGCCCACTTGGCGGTGTGGATACGTGGTCATGATGCTGCTCCGTTCAGGGTGAGTTCACGGTTCCCGGTGCGTCCTGCAGGCGTGCCGGCGGCGAGTGCAGCGGCCACGCGCTGGGCGGCGTCGTAGCCGCTCTTCACGGCGTTGGACGCGGTGGCCGGCGTCTGGTCGACGACGGTTCCGGCAAGGGTCACCGGGACTCCGGCCGAGAGGCTCAGCGCGGCGTCGCGGTCCCGGGCCGGCACCGAGCCGTCCAGCGGGGCGACAGAGCGGGAGACCAGCAGATCGCCGGGGGCGTCCAGCCACTCGCCGGAAGCGTCCGGTCCGGCGCCGCCGGCCGACCTGACCCGGACCCGGGCGCCGTCGTACTCCTCGATGGTGGCGCCGAGGCGGATCCGGACCCGAGGATTGGCCTGGAGCCGGGGCACGGCCAGGATCTTGGCGCGGCGGCCGGATTCGGGCGCGATGACCTCCTGCGGGCCCACCAGCAGCACGGCAGTACCAAGGTCCGCGAGGGTGTCCGCCACGGTCATGGCCACGGAATCGGCGCCCCAGATGGTCACCGCCCCGGGAATGTCCCCACCGTTCA
This genomic window from Arthrobacter sp. 24S4-2 contains:
- a CDS encoding FAD-dependent oxidoreductase; the protein is MNTSTASTPAPASIREQDRLPVLDCDVLVVGSGAGGLSAAVTAAYHGLTVIVVEKAGVCGGATSWSGGWAWTPGNPLARAAGVKEDRETLRTYLRHTLGEEYQADRVDAFLEGVPHMVGFFQDKTSLQFVPGARINDIYGKVPGAGRGNRSVGPKPINARKIRPELRRKMRHQLYETSFLGMGIMAGPDLTKFLSASQGNPKGIFHAGWRFGLHLLDLLTHRRNMQLVNGTALTGRLMKSADDLGVDLRVSTPAKRLLTDNTGKVTGAVVGSPEGELQINAARGVVLAAGGFPNDVQRRKELFPHTPTGREHWTLAPRETNGDGISLAQAVGARFRTDVKSPAAWCPVSLVAYSNGRTGIFPHIMDRAKPGSIGVLATGKRFVNEANGYYDYVSALMAATPEGGTAESWQIADSTFVRRFPLGMAKPLPVPLFPYLRSGYLKKGRTIEELAAKCGINPAGLKATVGEFNRNARLGVDPDFGRGETAFNRYGGDARTRPNPSLGPIEKGPFYAVRVVPGSFGTFAGLDADGSSRVLDNDGEPIAGLYVAGNDQANVMGGHYPAGGINLGPALTFGYIAGRDLAGATAYEDDGNLPQARPAAEPAFRAPLTA
- a CDS encoding sugar phosphate isomerase/epimerase encodes the protein MTTYPHRQVGLAQLSLVGTAPPELVSIAAQTGFDFIGARVRPVTATERAYDLQPGSPMLKETLARMRDTGVAVKDIEFLLLDGSEQREAWLRMMAAGQALGASSLTVAGADADTARLADTLARMTEDGRGFGIVPTLEPISYQPVSSIPAAAALARHAGCNIVVDALHFNRFGGTYEQLAGSQDLVPLLQLCDGPALRPASRDGLVTESRSERGVPGEGGFDLASLVAAFPAGTPVSVETPSDRRVAELGELGWARNLKTAADAVLQAADNLQKAGSK
- a CDS encoding aldo/keto reductase, which produces MSEVLESTTAELAAGVRVPLIGLGTWPMVGEAAADAVERAIANGYRHIDTAENYGNEDAVGEGIRRSGIARKDLFLTTKFNKDWHSRDGVRTAFDRSAGRLGVDYLDLFLVHWPNPSLGRFVAACEGLQQLADDGAIRAWGVSNFKPTHLRQVLAAGLTVPVNQVQVDPAHGQPGQLAFHREHGIITGAYSPLGRNGDFMASPAITGPAQELGRTPGQIVLRWHVQQGRIAVPKSASDSRQRQNLDVFRFELTPAHLAAINALETGAPPRLDSDNYGH